One Oryza brachyantha chromosome 3, ObraRS2, whole genome shotgun sequence DNA segment encodes these proteins:
- the LOC102705059 gene encoding transcription factor bHLH149-like has protein sequence MASTSGSPAVEETRNERKRKRGATGESEGPEAQPSKWRTRRVHEIYSSKLLDAIRLVRSGSPSAASAAAPPRSRAVREAADRALAVSARGRTRWSRAILASHHRRIQAARRARLREPTSPPSRHPSSPCAKGPKAPALARKAKVLGRLVPGCRKLPFPALLAEASDYIAALEMQVRAMTALAEVLSTVSASTSAASDSSGGSSSPA, from the coding sequence ATGGCGTCCACTTCGGGCTCcccggcggtggaggagacgAGGAATGAGCGGAAGCGGAAGCGTGGCGCGACGGGGGAGTCGGAGGGGCCGGAGGCGCAGCCTTCCAAGTGGCGGACGCGGCGGGTGCACGAGATCTACTCGTCGAAGCTCCTCGATGCCATCCGCCTCGTGCGTTCCGGGTCTCCCTCGGCCgcttcggcggcggccccgCCGCGCAGCAGGGCCGTGCGCGAGGCGGCCGACCGCGCGCTCGCCGTCTCGGCGCGGGGGCGGACGCGCTGGAGCCGCGCCATCCTCGCGTCCCACCACCGCCGCATTCAGGCCGCGCGTCGTGCGCGCCTCCGCGAGCCCACCTCCCCGCCATCGCGCCACCCGTCCTCGCCGTGCGCTAAGGGGCCGAAGGCCCCAGCGCTGGCGAGGAAGGCCAAGGTGCTCGGGCGGCTGGTGCCCGGCTGCCGCAAGCTCCCATTCCCGGCGCTCCTCGCCGAGGCCTCCGACTACATCGCCGCGCTCGAGATGCAGGTGCGCGCTATGACCGCGCTCGCCGAGGTCCTCTCCActgtctccgcctccacctcaGCAGCCTCAGACTCCTCCGGCGGCTCCTCTTCGCCGGCGTGA